From Salmo salar chromosome ssa09, Ssal_v3.1, whole genome shotgun sequence:
TTATGTGAGCATGCGGGCAGCCTCTTACAAGTACTGACACTACGATGTCTGAAGACCTTGCCCTGGCTGCTACCCCCCAGGCCCCTCCGTCTGGCAGCCTGCTTAGCCCTCTCCTCTGCCGCAATAAAGTCCGTGGTGGCCCTGAAGAACTCCAGCAGGGCCTGGTGACTCCAGCTAGTCCCAGGGGTCCCTCCACCATTCACTCCCCCAGAGAAAGCACTCCCTTCCTGGGTGTTAAAGCCACAGTGTCCCCCCCTGGTGGTCAGCAACAGGAAGAAGTGGGGGTTGCTCTCGAAGAGTTCCAGGGGTAGGGTAGACTGGGGGTCTCCTCTGATAGGGTCATCCTGAGCACAGACACTCAGAACGGGGATGGCGACTTCGTCTACATCCCGGAGGGGTTCATTGCGTTCCCAGTAGGCCTCCCAGGCTCccccgctgctgctgctggtgcccgCGGCTAGGGCCAGGGCTCCTTTAGGGCCAGGCGGCTGGCAGAACAGCACCTCCTCCAGGCCACGCAGGGAACAGCTGGAGAAAAGGGTGTCGGTGTGCACTGTCTCACCCAGCACTGTCCTGTACCTAGATATACAGTACacagacatgaacacacacacacgcaaacaaaaATACAGACCCACAATGCCCACacatacccccccacacacacacacacacaagtacaatcAGTAAATAAAGTACAATCAAATCTAGAAGAGCTGCATGGCTCTGTAACATCCTTGTTAGCATTGATTGTGAAACCACAAGTTGGGTCCCGATGCCCCGCTCAATCAATAGCACTGTGGGCAGGACACCGGTTGCCATGGTTATGGTATTTTAATAAAGTCCTATAATATCAGGGTATTTGACATCGTTCCCTTTCTTCTCAAtcaggtttctctctctctccaccatcccctctccctcatccctccctttcCATCCTTACCCTGTGTGTTTGTCCCcttctgccctctccctccctcccctctccctcccttcctccccaccTCCCCCCTTCCTCCATCCTTTACCTGCTGAGGCATATCCTCTGGTAAGTCACCAGAGCCCAGTGGAGGGGCCAGATGGGTCCGTTCTCAAACCAGCTCTGGCAGCGGAACACTGGCGAGAGGCAGGCGGCGGCCGTCACGTAGCTGGATGAACCACACTCTCCcaggtaggagaggaggagaccggACCCGGTGCTCTCGCTCACCGCGTACAACCGGCTCACAGGCTGCCGGTAGCGCACGTAGCGCACGGCCTCGCGTAGGTCCCCTGGGTCGCCAAACTGCTGCAGCTTGACGGTGCTGAGGGGGGTGGCGTTGTGGCTGCGCCGGTTAAACACCACGGGTAGGTAGCCATGGGACAACGCCACCTCACAGAGCTgaaggacagagaaacagagcatAATGTAATTCATAGTGTTATGCCAATGTAAAAGCCCTATTTAAATACATGAATTCATTAATGCATGATGTTTCAACTGACTATGAACTGTAACAACACCAACACAGGCTGAATCTgacatggcatcctattccctatacagtacactaaTTATAAAAAGTAGTCCACTttaaaggaaatagggtgccatttgaaacacACCCACAGAGTATGAATGTACAGCTTCACAGAGCTATAAGAAGACAGTGattagagagagaccaagaggagGTGTAATTAAATCACTGCATTAAATATTTACAGAGCTAAGAAACTCGCAAGAGCACTTATACCTGGATATCATCTTTTCTCTCTGcgtttctctctttcctctgtctcaacctttccttctctttctcttcctccctctgtctctttctcaacATCTCTCTCTGAATGAATTCATCCTACTACTATAGTGGATCACAGTAGTATTGAGGTGGCTACACTATTTCATTGAAGTACAGTTTTCCAACCTAAGGATGATAAGGTATAAAGCAGATTATCTTTGCTCCAGTCCTCCATTTGTTTTCCCTCTGGACTTCTGGACTATGCTGCCAGTGTCGAGCCCATGAGGAATTCTTGTCACTGAGACTCGAGAAACACGGAAGCATGCACACGCCAACACTCACACTTAAACTCATGCCTGTCCAGTCgcagacacacaccaacacactgtcACTCAGAAGCATGCACACGCCTGCACAAAGCACCTGCAGTACATCCTGCCACACATATGCCTACACAGACCCCTGCACACACTCctgcacacacatttacacactgcCACATTCTTCAGACGAACGATGCCAAACTCTCACAAACTCCCACAAATATTGAAGGTCCACCATTCAGCCTGAACATAGCTCTGTGAACAAGACCAAAGGGATTTGTCTCTGACTCATCCAACCGTAGAAATGGAGGAAGTAGAAATGACATCATCACTCTCATAACACAGCTGTTAAATGCAGAGGcaaagtcatcatactggaggggtatcacagtcaagttcATCATCAGCATTCCTATTTTGATGAAATGCTTATAGAAACGTACTCATCAGTGCAACAATGTGTGAATTAACGCAGAACCTGGGCTTCTGCCATGTTGGAAGACTGAGGGTTTATTTTGAACCAGGCATTTGTCTAGCTCCGAattaccatagttcagtcttacTCACTGGCTTGACAATTGTGTAATAAACGTGTAGACAGAATGGTGTCCTGTGTCTGGACACAAACCTGTAAAATCTACACTCAGACGTGATCTCACCTTTGGCTCTATGTCTGACCTTAAAGAGAGCATACAGGAGTCATGGGACCCATTTCACTCCACAACGTTGTTCATTCCCTTCTCTCGGTCCCTCCCTAATCACCTtcacagatctgactgtactggaCAGGCGAAAGAAATATGGTGAAAACTATTTGGAGCGCAATGCTAAAACCAACCCAGTCATCTCAGATCTGTGTTGGGGAGTTATGAGGGAAAATGGGAGTGGAAAACATTTTTGGAATGGAATACAGCCTTAGTCAGAATGAACTCTGAAAGATCGCAGACTAGCTTGCTACAACTCAGGCCGTTAGGGGGGTAGAGGGCATAAAACCTATAACTGTCCTCTAACAAATCATCCACCGCACACTCTGCATACTTTCATACTGTATAGCCAGGGCAGCAGGCCTGAGCAAGAATAtgcatgcgtcccaaatggcacactattccctatatagtgcactacatatggaataggcaCACTTGGGACGCAGTCTGCAACACCTGCCATTCACCATCTGTTTCTAGACACTTTTATGGTGTGTGAGTTTGCTGTGATGGAATGTAGGTCCATACGCTACAGTATATGCCCAACTACTGTAACATAACATGGGGGAGGGGTAAAACAAAGACAATCTCATTATGAAAAAGGATGACTAAGTCTCATCTAGAAAGGATGATGTCCAAACACACACTGATTTATCTCTCTCAAAATACACAAATGTACTCTCTATCTCgctcttccctctccctgtctcttcttaTCTCATCTCTATCTTTCcctcgccttctctctctctttctttctgactccctctttctctctcacacacacacacacacacacacacacaattggagCTGACCCAGAAAGACAAAAGAAAAAAGAATCCAACATAATTTGCCCTTTACTCAATCTAtctttctccttcttcctctctcttacATTCTTCCCATCACCCTCTCTTTTGCTCTGATGCTCCCTCGATCTCCCAGCAAAAAGGAAAGTAAAATCTGACAGAATTCAATTTTAGTTCAATCTTTCTTCCcatattcctctctatctcccgcctatccccctctctctttcttcccccatCTCCCTAGGCTACAGACATAAAAAATCCTTCACTTTAACTTTTACTCCAAATTCCTTTTCTTCAGCTCTCCATCTCCCAGAAAACAGAAAAGTCATATTTGACACATTTGATAGAATACATTTTTCTCCAAATCTCCCTCTCACATTCTTTccatttccccctctcctccctccatctctttctcccacaTCTCCCTAGGCTACAAACAAAATAATTCACTTAAACCTTAGTCTAAATTCCCTTTcttctgctgactgctgacaggCTGTTGATAGTGAATCAGCGCCTATGAATGCTCCTATTGTTGACAGACTAGGCTAGTAGGGGATGCTGGCGGTCAAGGTTGTGACTTTTTGTTACTCACAACAGTAACAGAGTACATAAATCAGGCTTGTAACAATGCAAGCCTGGCCAGATTGGACAGTTTTACACTCAATTGGGATACTTGATAGTGGATTGGGCAGGTTTTTTGATCTAGTTGGGGTAGAAAGTGTCAGAAGAATCTAGCAACATTGCCTGGACCGCAGGGCACACTGACTCATTATAAGGCTAATGGGCATTGGAgtgtagcctgatcccagatctgtttgtgttgtcttgctGATAATGGTATgacttggcaagacagcacaaactgatctgggactagactattgggagtacagctgcagtgatgtgATCCTTTCACTCACAACCTGCCCAGGCAGAGCAAAGCCTTGTAAAAGTGTTTCTCAATTACCACAATCACTGTATTGAACCCTGGTTTTACTGCATGGCAGTGTGCTTGTTGTTTGCGTTCTTGCTCTCTTCCTCACCTTGCCAAGACTGACTTGAATGAAGATGCCCCCCATGCTTAATGGAAATAGGCATTGGCACTGGTACTTTCTCATATCTCGTCCAACCTCCTTTTTTACACCACTGCAATGATGAATTAGACATAATTTCACTATTTATGTAATTTCACCattacaaataacttcacagattgaACCTTCAACAATGAATGGTATAGCAGAGAGTTGTATGACCATGAGATAGGCTTTGTTATGTGTATGCATATAATATATGATTACCAAATAAGTCATAATAACTACACTGTAACGGAAAACAGTAAATTATACAGTAATTTGGGGTATTATCGACAGTAAAATACTATGAAACATTTTGCTGCAGTATTCGGTAAATGATGGTGCATTGTGGTGAAATGTTGTGGGCAGGGAAATAATTGCTGTATTTCAAATGGTAATGTGTTTCCACCCCACAGAATACAATACTGTAATGTATCTTTGGAGCACCAAAAACATTTTGACCACTAGTGGTGCATGGGattgttgtttctggctcattaacatattttgaggctgCCTTGTAAGAGGCTGTATTTGTTGCACCTGTGAGTGAGAATGATGTAACAATTTAACTCCTTTCTGGTTATAGTGATCCATCAATTTGTATGGGGGACAGATTTGAGTGGCAGTAAGTCCTAAACCTTAAATGGTTGAGCATTTTGCCATATCCTTTTGGTCTGTTTTGATCTGTAGTCGCTGacagtttggaagcctttgttatgacctctagaagtgcaagtgataGAAAACCCCACATATTCATTAATATGCTGTAATGTGTCAACACTTTCCGtagcagccaacctgcttgcaccaatcccttgtaattacagtaaaatactgtcaAATACAAAACCCTCCCCttaattaatttaattaattcatccatccattcatacTGATTATGTTAGCATTTTACttttttacagtataatacagtcaattttacagtattgtactgCATGTCATTATACAGTACTTGCTTtgagactgtgttattacagtaGATGTACTGTTATATGAAATACAGAATTGTACTTGCCACCAAGCTGCCTGTAAGCTACTGTATATTCACAGTAACCCCATTACAGTGTAGAGATGTCTAGAGTTTATGTAAATCTTATTTCTGCCCCTGAGACTGTCCACAACAGCCCCCAATAGACATCCATAGCACTGTAACACCGTAGCACTGTAACACCGTAGCACTGTAACACTAACACCGTAGCACTGTAACACCGTAGCATCGTAACACCGTAGCACCGTAACACTGTAAGCTATGTTGTAGGTAACAGCTATGTTGTCAGAGCTGAGGTAAAAAAAGGAGCAAGACAATTAGTATAATGTTGCCCCCATTAAGACCATAAGACAGCCTTAGCACATACTGTAGGCCTAATAACAGGGGTAGGTGGGCACTGGGCACACTATGGTTGAGGGTGTTTTCACATGATGAACAATATTAAGCCTGGTTATGAGAAGGTATTGCATGATATTTCATCATTCATTAAATCATTAAGCTACCTTCAGCACATTTCTAGTGATTTTCCCGAAAGAGTTGGGTATGATGAGGAGGATAGGGCTCGTGGAATTACTCGAGGTTCTCCTCCGTTTCTGGTACGACGCACCGGCCACCGACACTGCCCAGTCCAGTGCCACGAGACCATCGTCACTCAACTGCAAGTAGTCCCGCACGAAATGCACCCGGCTCTTGTACGGCCAGCACGCGCCGTAGACGGTCTGAAGAAACGCACTCGCCCGCCATGTCCATCCGGTGCACGCCGTGAAATTGCTGAAAGTCCTGCAGTGTTTGAGGAGATAGTTGGCCAGCGCGGAGGGTTTGCATATCAGCGCAACAGCGGGGACTTTATTCCCACCTTCCACGTCCGATGTCTGGGCATTAGCACAGTCCACCGGGACCTCCCGGTCTGAGACGCACCTTTCCGAGACCCTCTCCTTCGTTTGCCGCCGTGAAATTCCGAGCCTCTGGAGGAGTGCGTATGGCTCGCCctgggtaccaaaatatttcgaAGCTGGCCAAATAACGGCCACCAGAATCACAATACACAAAACCACTAGCCATTCCAGCATTTGAACGGTGGGGAATAAACGGTCAATTCCACGGATGTTCTATAGTCCTACAGTTATTTTTTAATTCAAGTCAGCCAAAGCTAATATTAAAGCACAAAGAACAGGCCGGACCATCTTCGATTGGTTGATGTCTTGTTCTCACAAAGCACAACGTGCGCGTAACCATATAGACTATTTGCTTTCGTTGGGAGAAACCAGAATGCGCACAGCCACAGTCTCCACTTTATTTCTTACAGTAACATTTCCACTTTGATATCTCCAGCCTTTTATGGTTGATTACATTTTCTGTTCATCCTTATTGAAAACAGTTTGTTGAAGCAGAAATTGACTGGAATAGACCCACTGTTTCAAAATAAAGCGCTCCACTCCAGAATGGCTGCCTTCTTCAAGGTGCATTCCTGGGTAAATTACGCAAAGTGTTTTCTCCAACAGCACACGACCCCTCTCCAGGTCGTTCCAAATCGGGATACATGGTGTTCTCGGCGCGCGCCTTTGAGTTATCAGTAATTTCATGCAGAGCTGCGCAAGCTTCGCTCCTCAAACTCAACAGCTGTGTGAGCGAGAGAAACGTCAGAATGCATTGCACTGTTCATGCTCCAAGTGCGAGGCAGGCAGGCGCCTCCCAGCTCCCATGGAGAAACCCTCGGTGTCAGACTGTCAGAGGCGAAAACGTCTATAAAATATgtacagcaacattttctctttcAAAGTAGTCATTCTATTTGAAATAGTATGGCTAGATGTAGGGAATAGAGGGACATTAGGGAGGCAATATATGTTAGGTAGTGCTCGTGATCCGCTGCTTGTATGGAGTGATGATGATGCAGTTGTTGCTGTTTTGAACCTATTAATGATGGCAGTCTGGCGGCAGTCTGACATAGTGCTGTAGCCTGCCAGAGAGGACTGATGGTGAGGACCAGACTGACAGAGAAATGTAGCCTGTCAGGGAGGACTGATGATGAGGACCTGTGGTGGATGAGTCAGTGTAATTAACTAGGCAGATAGTAACGGACAAGACAACAGAACATTGTGTTTGTCCCCTTGTTTCATACAAGAGGCAATTTATTTTTCTTTATTGAACACTTAGTTAGGTCTTTGTAAAGCCAATAAAGAGAAGCTTGTGACTTTTGTGTTTGGTAAATATCTGTGTTGGTTGCTACTTTCTCTAGGGGAGTTTGTCATCACCTTTCATAAAAGGTTTCCGCCCCCCATCCTTTTGGATTCCTAGAAAATGTGTTGAATAGATGGTAGTGTTGTAAGGTAATACACTTAGCGTATACATGGCTTGAATCCAAGTGTgtatgtgttgtattgtgttgtgtgtgttttgtattgtgttgtgttgtgttgtgtgtgtatatgtgtgtgtgcttagACATTAACCAGACTGCAGTCTGTTGTTGGTTCATGTGGTTCAACTGTTTATCTTGGAGCCTATGATGAGATGATTTCAGTTGGCGAGACACAAGAAGACAACAGCTAATGTTATTCATGAGGCTGAACCAAAGAAGAGAAATTAAGAAATGAATGGAACAGAACTTTGGCCTCACTCATCTTTTTAGTCATGAAAATAAATGATATTCTAAGTCTGTGGAGCGAGGGATGCTGATTAGAAAGAAAGGGAAGAAcgtgaaagggaggaagagacCAAGAGGAGTGACAGGGAGGATAGTGtatctagagagagacagagagaaagagttgaCATGCAGTAAGGATAGGGGTTATGGCGCCTGGAGGTTTTTGTTATAGATTGTTCAACACACCTGCTTCTCAGGGCATGTTATGGCCCTCGAGGGACGTCACACACACCCTCAAAGGACGTCACAGGATATCTAAAAACAAGCACACaccctttattgttttgtttatggaCGACAAATTGTTCCGCATGACTCAAGGTTTTGGGAACACGCACAGACAcagtcacatcacacacacacacacacacacacacacacactcctcacacacacacacagtctcacacacacagtctcactcctacacacacacacacacagtctcactctcacacacacacagtctcactctctcacacacagtctcactctctctctcacacacacacacacacacacacacacacacacacacacacacacacacacacagtgtaccaCGTGAACTCAGTAACTGGTGGGGAATGGTCCTTGAGAGGGGCTGTGGTCTTTGAGAGGTCTGggaacataaatacacacacacacaccagaggacaGCGATAAAAGAAACGGTGCCATAGAGAATATGACACGAATCACTCTAACTGACATAAGAAGAGCCATGAAGGGCAGAATCTAGCAACTCTAGTGTCCTGTAATGGGGGGTGAACAACCTCCACCCTTCCCCATGAACATAGCCCTAAATTACCCTTCTCTGTATGTTCCTTGTCATGTGTTGTGTCCTGTTTTCATTGTCCTCTAATGATAGTTACACCATAACATGTAAATAATTGCGTGGATGTTTATGTGTTACTGTTCTGTTGACCTTCTTGCATTAAGCAGAAGTCTCTTGTTTTCCATCCTATAGTAAAAGAGTGAATGTAGTGTAGAAGAGGTGTTCTCTATTAAAACAACCTTTCCAGACAAATGAGGGTGAATATGTGTTGGCAGATGCATAAATGAATGAATAATTGCTCCCTGTCTGCCCTAGAGACATGACACACCTGTCATGGCTTTGCCAAAGCATTGACCCTGCAGTTGACGAGGCATACAATGGTCTACACTGAAACACATATatgcacacgaacacacacatggGTACGTACacacccgacacacacacacacacactcacatacacaaacacccgagacacacacacacacatacacccctcaTCCATTATCGAACACTGATCCAGGGACGTGGTGCTAAATCTGGACTCCCTCCCCAGGAGTGCTGACTAAATGTTAAAAACACTGGCTGGAAATAACACccagggtgcatcccaaatggcacactattgcctatttagtgtactacttttgaccagtagtagggctatggtctaaagtagtgcgctatataaggaattgggtgccatttgggacacaaaccccAGTCTGCTCCTGCAGAACAGAATGTCTGAATTATAACAACCACTGTACAGTATGCATTATGAATGACATATCTCACAGCGGAAGTCATACTAGTTTAATACAGGGTGTGTTTGAACTGGGAATGAGAAATCAAACTCTATTAATAGATTTAGAATAGATTCATGATGAAGTATTTAGCGTTTTGATGATGGTGCACTAAACAGATTTTGACAGCTGATCTGTCACagtgtccacagaaggtggccccctccccggtcgggcggtgctcggcggtcgtcgtcgccggcctactagctgccaccgatctatgtttctgtgtcttttggttttgtctgtctaggtccgcacctgttccttgttagtCATTTAGTGgcggggtatttagtttgtcttttTGTTTGGGGAATTCGTGCGGGATTATTTCATGTCATGAGTGAGTGGCAGTTGGTATTCTGCGCTGCCTTTTACTACGCAGCGGATTATACATTTggattgccgggctgcgccccgtgcgttgtTTTGAATTTTGGAGTTGTTCTCCTATCGTGTGTTTTGCGCACTCTGCCTTGTGGCTACCTTATTTATACAGTGTTTAATAAAACATCTGTGTTAACGGACCtccgtctcctgcgcttgactctgcCCCTTTCCTGCTACCAAGGATATCGTTGACATGATCTCTATATTCTACATGATCAATTGATATTGATCTTTTGATTGGTTTTCTGAAGGAAAACGCAAAACAGAAGTACATTAGCTCAATCTCCAGCCACATATACAGTATGATGTCACACAGGAGATGGTGAgctagagaaagaggaggagagaggaaactgTGGGAGGCCTCATGTCTCATTCATAGTCATAGTTTATGTGTAGAGAACCTATTTGTGGGGCTTGGATAAACAAATGGCCCCGCCCTCTAAATGTCATTACCTCCCTGATGGGAATGGAAACCAGCTGTAGTATGGAAGACTGAAATGATAGTAGTATCAGAGGCTGTCCAACAGGACTGTGTGTTGTGTCCCCCTTGTGTGTTCTGGGAACTATCATCACAACACTGCCTGCCCCCtgtgtacaccccccccccccatcctctcctcattccttccaacctctccccatccttcccctaccctc
This genomic window contains:
- the LOC106612842 gene encoding protein ABHD15 produces the protein MLEWLVVLCIVILVAVIWPASKYFGTQGEPYALLQRLGISRRQTKERVSERCVSDREVPVDCANAQTSDVEGGNKVPAVALICKPSALANYLLKHCRTFSNFTACTGWTWRASAFLQTVYGACWPYKSRVHFVRDYLQLSDDGLVALDWAVSVAGASYQKRRRTSSNSTSPILLIIPNSFGKITRNVLKLCEVALSHGYLPVVFNRRSHNATPLSTVKLQQFGDPGDLREAVRYVRYRQPVSRLYAVSESTGSGLLLSYLGECGSSSYVTAAACLSPVFRCQSWFENGPIWPLHWALVTYQRICLSRYRTVLGETVHTDTLFSSCSLRGLEEVLFCQPPGPKGALALAAGTSSSSGGAWEAYWERNEPLRDVDEVAIPVLSVCAQDDPIRGDPQSTLPLELFESNPHFFLLLTTRGGHCGFNTQEGSAFSGGVNGGGTPGTSWSHQALLEFFRATTDFIAAEERAKQAARRRGLGGSSQGKVFRHRSVSTCKRLPACSHNIHTIYNWQRSYTR